The window CGGCCGAGAGCCGCCTTAAACAGACCGGGCCGGTTCATCTTGCTTCAACCACATCATCCGAGGTGCATAGTTTTGGGAGCCCGGATTCTCGCTTGTCGTTTCACTCATTATGCTTCATCAAAGGGCACTTTGCTGAGCGATGCCTTTCGCGAGACGCGGCCATGTTCTTTCGTTGGAAACTCACTCACCAGCGGCGTTGGATGCGCTGAGGATGTCTTGGGGAGAGTGACGACGCTTGCAGATCTTCGACAGGATTGACTCGCTGATTGACGCAGAAGATTTCGGGGCCGCGATCGAAGAGACGCGCGTCCTGCTGCTTCAATTCGAACAAAGGTCTGATGCGCTCACACATGCGATCGACGACTTTCTGCTCGATCTGATGACGCTGGCGTTCATTGGTGAATGTTACGGACGCGGCTTTGAACTTTTGGCGCGAACGCTTGCCCGTAGAAGACTGGCAAAGGTCAGGCTTCTGTCGGGAGGGGTCGACTCAGCCAGGGCGAAATGACCCCAAAAGCCTGATGGCTGAAGCGGCGGTCGCCCGGCGTTGCGCACAGTGACGAAGGTAATGGTACCGCCAAAAAACAGGGCCATCGGAAAACCGAAGCCCTTTAGGTGTGAAGGTCAAAACCTTCGGAGGGGAACAGCTGATACGATGGAATGGGAGGAAACCATCGCGTGCATCAGCTGCAGGCTTAATGGCTAAAAGTTGCGCAATGCGCAAACACATTTTGTGCAGTGCAGCTATGCAAGAACGGAGAGGCTCCCTCCTTCCCCCAAATTTTCGCCTGGAATGTTCGTGCTGGTCCCCTGTGTGCGTGCCCGGTGCAATGCGGAGGTTACCTGAAAAGCGTGATCCCGGCAGGGAGGCTTTGCCTCGTGCCGCTCGCAAGATTTGTCTACATAGGCGCTCGTCCAGCTCTAACAACAGGGTGAACCATCATCGCTCGATCGGCTTTTTCGATCTCGAATATTTCGGTCATCGCTTGAGTTGTCGCTACAGCACTATCCGGATGCGGACCGGCGCGGATAACGAGATCGAGCTCCGCATGACCGTGACGCCGCTTGGAGCCGTCTCCCCGCCTCGACACGCCTCTCGACGATCTCGAGGTGAGGGGAGCGCTTGCGGTCGTCAGCGCCGAGGTGGAGGCAGCGCTAGCGACCGACATCGGTCGCAGCGACGAAGCCAAGATCACTTGAACGTAGGGCGACTCCGATCGGGCAGATGAGGGGATCGTGTTGCCCATCAATGCACTGCCGGCTTGGACAAGGGCAGCTCCCTGAGGATCTTGTTGATGATCTTGCGGAGCTGCCGCCAAGTGGAGAGGTTTCGTTCGTCCACCCGCTCCTCAATGGCCGTCAGCGTCCAACCGACGCAGGCAATATCGTCCACCGCCATATAGGTATCAGACCGCTTGATGCAGGCCGCGATGCGCGGGCGGGCATCGCCACTATCCTTCGGGATGCTGGCAACCAGGGTTTGCGCTTCTTGATAGGCGAGCGCGATACGCTGCCGATCCTCGGGACCGCTTTCCAGGATCATGCGGCAAGTCCACGCGAGGGTGTTCGATATTTCCTCGGATTCATCCCTCATTTCGGATCGGATTCCAATGAAAAGTCCCAAAATGTGGAGGAGGGCAGGGGGCGAGCTCGAACTGCCGGGCCATGCCGCGCCCCATCGCGTTCTTTCCCATGTCTCGATCAAAAGCTCCTCGTTCTACAAGTGGGCCGATTACCTGAAGAACGCCGCTCCTGGCAAGGCAGCTGATTTCGGTTAGATGGATCAAAGATGATTGGCAGATTATCGCTATGCAGGTTGCCGGATCCCGGCCATGAGGTCGACTTGCTTGAGGCGAGCAGCCGGTGTTTCCCCCTTCGAGCGGATTCGCAGGATCTGGTTGGCAGCCATGGTCAAAACCCCGCTCAAACCGCATCGAACGCCCTGAACTTCGGATCCGCATAGTGGCGGAGCTTGCTGCGTGTCGGTTGTAATCGCGTTCTTCCGACATGATCTCGTCGTCTCGTCGGAGAGGGACCGATAACGGCGCCCCCGCAAAGTTCATGCGCGAGCAAGATGCGCCCTCAAGCGGCGCCGTTATCGCGATATCCACGTCGGCGCTTCGAGCGTTCAAGTCGCTTCGACGCGGAATCGGCGTCGTCGCGGCTGTCGAATGTCTCCATCATCGATTGGCCATTCTTGCCGATCCGGCCCCAGTTGCGGATCATGGAGGCACCGCCAAACAGG is drawn from Mesorhizobium japonicum MAFF 303099 and contains these coding sequences:
- a CDS encoding WGR domain-containing protein, translated to MEKEETGSVHLRRIDPAQNMRRFYTLAIQPTLFGGASMIRNWGRIGKNGQSMMETFDSRDDADSASKRLERSKRRRGYRDNGAA